A window of Gossypium hirsutum isolate 1008001.06 chromosome D13, Gossypium_hirsutum_v2.1, whole genome shotgun sequence genomic DNA:
atataaaaaatgatataaaactAACTTTTACACatatatctatattttaaatctataatttCTACACGCATACACGTGTAATAAAATTCAAACTAATatctaaatttctaaaattatggCAATTTGCCCCATGTGAACGTCTAAATTCCAAATTGCTATAAATTGGGGTCGTGCCAAAGATACACCCCATTTTGTATGACCAATCCGAAGCAACATCTTAAAcctaaaatataatattcatacataatttaaagggtaaactataaaaatattcaaatttatttgtCTCAGATAATATAttatcacttatgtttgaaatgttatgttttaatcacttacattatcgttttgttacgaagtggtcactctactgtTAAACTTCGTTACCTCCCTAATGACAATTCAAATAAGTTTTAAATACCAACTTGGATGTCTAGCtgctgggatgaaaatatatttttaattaaataaatttaatttagagtACCACATGGGACATCTAAATaggcatttaaaaaaataaaaaaataaaagtatacttttaaaaattacataaaattaaaaaaataagaaaaaccccaaaaatttaatttatttttaaaacatttaaaacatgatACATTGCTAAACTAAAAGAACTCTTATAATAATTTGGgactaaagttaaaaaaaattagaataatatattttataaaatttaagtgTTGAGTGATTGATAAGTCGCATTTCATTTTCACCCCTAATAgcacataatatttttttttcgatttttttcttATGATAAAATAAtgtgtttttaaaatataatctgTTATTTAAATAAATGTTGGGTGCATTGATAagttacattttattttcaagaGGAAACACATATTTAAACATTGAAAACAGTATTATTAGGAGTACAGTTACGAATCGTAAAACCaacaaaaatcaaatatatatatatatataatggaatTGGGTCTCCTAGTTGACGTGTATGTCTTTGTTCTTCATTTTGGACGATTGTGCATATTTTGTTGACTCTTCAAGTCTTCATGAATCATCCATCATTTTACATTTCTTTTCCATCATTAATCAATTTGGTCCCTTCTCCAAATTCCATTGATTGCGGTTAGTGTGGAAAGGAATATTATAGACATTTATAGTACTTATAATTGAATTTAAGATTtagattatatttatttctttttaaacaattatattaaaaattataatatatcaacaataataattaattgaaatatttcattgaaataatatattacttgaaatttataaattttattttacttaaaaataaaattaattttactaaaatttgaaACCAAAGATTAGATATAAAGATTTAATTTAATGACTTTTATCAAGATTTGATCATATGACTTTAAACctacttaaaattaataaaaataaaaaacgagTTGGTCTAACAATTGGACCGACTAGAATCGATGCTTTGATATGTGACGAAATGAGATTGTTCTAAAAATAGGAAATGGGCACAAAATGTTCAAGTCCAAGAGACCGATGATGCACTGATTCTTTTCGTTTAgcaactcaaaaacataaatcaaATCCAAGTCATGGACTAGAAAACTTAATTCCTTGTATGCTCTATATATTATAATGCCATAAAAGTTGTGAACTAAGCAGTGCATGCAGAAGATCAACCTTGCTATTCAGTTCCATTAATGATTGATTACTCGAAACTCGAATTCAAGGAGAAAATAGGTGGAAAACCCTTGATAGAAATATGTAAAGATAAATAAGTCTTATATTTCACCATCCTAAAGAAACAAAATGACTGATTCAAAGCACACAAAATCTTGACTAAGTTCATAAAAACAAAAGTGAGAAGGTAGAGTGCCACTCGGGTCGTCGATCTACACTACTGCAAGCAAAGAATAAACACAAGCATTAGTAGCCATAAACATGGAACAGAAAGGAAATATCACATACGGGGAAGTGTAGATTACCTCATATATTGCTGGGGTACATGAAGACTCTGACTCTATCTCCCTGCAAAGGAATAAAAATGCACATGTAAAATCAAAAGCAAATATGTCTAAAAACCTGTTAAATAACATCATTAATACATACGTACCATTGATTTCGGGGGAAGGTTAGACTTGAACTTAGCACGAACAACCCCACTGTTACCATGAGGTCTAGTAACTTTTCCCCAAATGCAGCGATAGTGTGAGCCATTCTTCTTCACTTTGGCCTTGTAGATATAAGCCATACGCTTGCCAGCATACCAAGCTACTTCCTCCTTGGTGTTAACTCCCTCAA
This region includes:
- the LOC107919797 gene encoding 60S ribosomal protein L35a-1 encodes the protein MVKGRQGERVRLYVRGTILGYKRSKSNQYPNTSLIQIEGVNTKEEVAWYAGKRMAYIYKAKVKKNGSHYRCIWGKVTRPHGNSGVVRAKFKSNLPPKSMGDRVRVFMYPSNI